A region of Drosophila suzukii chromosome 2L, CBGP_Dsuzu_IsoJpt1.0, whole genome shotgun sequence DNA encodes the following proteins:
- the fs(2)ltoPP43 gene encoding probable RNA polymerase II nuclear localization protein SLC7A6OS isoform X1, with the protein MPAVVRIKRRIDEEPHTAFVLNGKRRRLHNDENSLEDSGAVAGASASDKDELTTVLKFAGTLEKQDDSATRQFAAARLNKTTARELVQQQRSNDAAIASALRRDRQRQEAQQNAREQRFRVVNCLRSTLEDNLTETESPENQNLETRSQITIVDIESQQQQPQSGAENPATLDQQNDIEHNHDQQQPADSDVGYVYDLYVPENEMQAAYVDMMDDNYLRVIPVGEIVLEDCYNDQDEDYDSEDSNQENYFTNDYPDDEEAGGMGSDEELCRQMNKFMLDDDEDEFASTSDDDDYATYRDPYVHTIDAEEDSFVDDVDFYNVDRERGSAYERYKRRILKELEEQEGDEDDDDDSFASADDK; encoded by the exons ATGCCAGCGGTTGTGCGTATAAAGCGGCGGATCGACGAGGAGCCCCACACCGCATTTGTGCTAAATGGCAAGCGGCGACGCCTCCACAACGATGAGAATTCTCTGGAGGATTCGGGCGCGGTGGCGGGAGCATCGGCATCAGACAAAGACGAGCTGACCACCGTGCTCAAGTTTGCCGGCACGCTGGAAAAGCAG GACGACAGTGCCACCCGTCAATTTGCGGCTGCCAGACTAAACAAAACCACGGCCCGTGAGTTGGTGCAGCAGCAGCGATCCAACGATGCGGCCATTGCCAGTGCCCTAAGGCGAGATCGTCAGCGTCAGGAGGCGCAGCAAAATGCCCGTGAGCAACGTTTCCGGGTGGTAAACTGTCTGCGCAGTACACTCGAGGATAATCTCACCGAAACGGAGTCCCCGGAGAACCAAAACCTGGAGACCAGGAGCCAAATTACCATTGTGGACATTGAATCGCAACAACAGCAACCACAGTCGGGCGCAGAGAATCCAGCAACTCTCGATCAACAAAACGATATAGAGCACAACCATGATCAGCAACAGCCCGCTGATTCCGATGTGGGTTATGTTTACGATCTATATGTTCCCGAGAATGAGATGCAGGCCGCCTATGTTGATATGATGGACGACAACTATTTAAG AGTGATTCCAGTGGGTGAGATCGTGCTAGAGGATTGCTACAACGATCAGGATGAGGACTACGACTCGGAGGACTCGAACCAGGAGAACTACTTTACAAATGATTACCCGGACGATGAGGAAGCGGGCGGCATGGGATCTGATGAGGAACTGTGCCGACAAATGAACAAGTTTATGCTCG ATGACGACGAGGATGAGTTTGCCAGCACCAGCGATGATGATGACTATGCCACCTACAGAGACCCCTATGTTCATACGATTGACGCTGAAGAAGACTCATTTGTGGACGACGTGGACTTTTATAATGTTGATCGTGAAAGGGGCAGCGCCTATGAACGCTATAAGCGTAGGATCCTAAAAGAGCTGGAGGAGCAGGAAGGTGATgaggatgatgatgatgactcATTTGCTAGTGCTGATGATAAATGA
- the fs(2)ltoPP43 gene encoding probable RNA polymerase II nuclear localization protein SLC7A6OS isoform X2, with the protein MPAVVRIKRRIDEEPHTAFVLNGKRRRLHNDENSLEDSGAVAGASASDKDELTTVLKFAGTLEKQDDSATRQFAAARLNKTTARELVQQQRSNDAAIASALRRDRQRQEAQQNAREQRFRVVNCLRSTLEDNLTETESPENQNLETRSQITIVDIESQQQQPQSGAENPATLDQQNDIEHNHDQQQPADSDVGYVYDLYVPENEMQAAYVDMMDDNYLRLYYPFNYYNNCYW; encoded by the exons ATGCCAGCGGTTGTGCGTATAAAGCGGCGGATCGACGAGGAGCCCCACACCGCATTTGTGCTAAATGGCAAGCGGCGACGCCTCCACAACGATGAGAATTCTCTGGAGGATTCGGGCGCGGTGGCGGGAGCATCGGCATCAGACAAAGACGAGCTGACCACCGTGCTCAAGTTTGCCGGCACGCTGGAAAAGCAG GACGACAGTGCCACCCGTCAATTTGCGGCTGCCAGACTAAACAAAACCACGGCCCGTGAGTTGGTGCAGCAGCAGCGATCCAACGATGCGGCCATTGCCAGTGCCCTAAGGCGAGATCGTCAGCGTCAGGAGGCGCAGCAAAATGCCCGTGAGCAACGTTTCCGGGTGGTAAACTGTCTGCGCAGTACACTCGAGGATAATCTCACCGAAACGGAGTCCCCGGAGAACCAAAACCTGGAGACCAGGAGCCAAATTACCATTGTGGACATTGAATCGCAACAACAGCAACCACAGTCGGGCGCAGAGAATCCAGCAACTCTCGATCAACAAAACGATATAGAGCACAACCATGATCAGCAACAGCCCGCTGATTCCGATGTGGGTTATGTTTACGATCTATATGTTCCCGAGAATGAGATGCAGGCCGCCTATGTTGATATGATGGACGACAACTATTTAAG GTTGTATTATCCGTTTAATTACTACAACAACTGCTACTGGTAA
- the LOC108021552 gene encoding RNA-binding motif protein, X-linked 2, with protein MNPLTNMKNVLKLSEHELQHGGKKSWHDMYRDSAWIFVAGFPYTLSEGDIICVFSQYGEVVNINLIRDSKTGKSKGFCFLCYEDQRSTVLAVDNLNGIKIMDRTLRVDHVLDYKPPKENEKMDEETLRLYMEGCAPKPQIQHIKTEKSKDAKKFR; from the exons ATGAATCCCCTaacaaatatgaaaaatgtgCTTAAATTAAGCGAACATGAATTGCAACATGGTGGAAAGAAGAGCTGGCACGATATGTACAGGGACTCGGCCTGGATTTTCGTGGCAGGATTTCCCTATACCCTTTCGGAGGGCGATATAATCTGCGTGTTTTCCCAGTATGGCGAAGTGGTCAACATCAATCTGATACGGGACTCAAAAACTGGAAAGTCCAAG GGCTTCTGTTTTCTGTGCTACGAGGACCAAAGATCTACAGTTCTGGCCGTCGACAATCTAAACGGCATCAAAATAATGGATAGAACACTGAGGGTCGATCATGTGTTAGACTATAAGCCTCCTAAGGAAAACGAGAAGATGGACGAGGAGACCCTACGACTTTATATGGAAGGCTGTGCACCAAAACCTCAAATTCAACACATCAAAACCGAGAAATCAAAAGACGCCAAGAAGTTTAGatga